TTTCTGTATGGCATTCCAAATTCTTTTAATAAAGCTAAAGCCTCTTCATCTGTTTTCGCTGTTGTACAGATAGTTATATCAAGCCCGTGTATCATTTCAACTTTATCATAATCTATTTCAGGAAATATAAACTGTTCTTTTATTCCAAAAGAATAATTTCCCCTTCCATCAAAAGATTTTGGAGAAATTCCTCTAAAATCTCTTATTCTTGGTAAAGCAAGAGAAATTAATTTATCTAAAAATTCATACATTCTTTCCTTCCTTAAAGTAACCTTACAACCCAAAGGCATACCTTTTTTTAATTTAAAAGCTGCCAGAGCTCTTTTAGCCTTTGTA
The Thermodesulfovibrio yellowstonii DSM 11347 DNA segment above includes these coding regions:
- the rplE gene encoding 50S ribosomal protein L5, yielding MTAKVDSKYVPRLKNKYDREIIPALMKKFNYKNIMEVPRLEKIVVHVTLGEAIQNIKLLDAAEKQLALITGQKPLVTKAKRALAAFKLKKGMPLGCKVTLRKERMYEFLDKLISLALPRIRDFRGISPKSFDGRGNYSFGIKEQFIFPEIDYDKVEMIHGLDITICTTAKTDEEALALLKEFGMPYRK